A window of Phragmites australis chromosome 2, lpPhrAust1.1, whole genome shotgun sequence genomic DNA:
CCATGTCCTCCTGCGCGAAGAAGAAAAAGACGAGTTTGACCTCAGAATATAGCACGCCCAAAAGATTCCAAGCTCAAAATGCTCCGGTTACCACTTGAACAAGCTTAAGATGTTTTGAAAGAGACCATTTTAGGAAAGCTTAAAAATGTGTAGAGCCGTATGGTACTCATCCTATAAGAAAGAAAGCTAGATAGATCCCCATTACAGGTGCtttccttcttctgttttgAAATACGGAGTACATCTTTTTTGGTGTGCTGAAATCCTGAAATCCGAGGCAGCTACAGATAGGTAGAGGACAAATTTCTGTATTTaggaatttcaaattttgcatgaAGGGAATGTTGCTAGTGTTTGCTGCAAGAGAGTCATCTGCTCTGCAAAATTTGCAAACAGGTGTGAAGAAAGGGAATGTTCTGCAAGAACTATGGAAGAACTATTCTCTTCTTTTGGCTTTTGAGCATTTTGAAAGGTCTTGAACGACCCTTGGAAAATAGGCTATTGAACAAGGTCCATGCTTATGACCCTATCACGTTGTAAACGATGGTCAGGGAGAAAGAAGattaatctgtctaaaatacaTATTCAAAAGAGGCGAAAATGACTAACTTCATGCTTAACACCAATAATAATTCAGTTGAAGAAGGTTCTATCCATGACTTTAGCGTTATAATAACAAACCCGGGATGTAGTAGTCTAATTTGATGAGCCAACCTTAAGTCAAATTAAAGCTGTGACAGTGACATGGCATGCTTGGCACAAATTTCAGCCTCTACTTTAGAAAGCTTTATTCCCAACAAAAAGGGAATGACAAAAGGCATTTCACCAGCACAGTTGCAAATCGTCATAAAACAGGCAATGCTGACACTATTACTGAATGCAGAACAAGAGATTATAAATCATCCATGTGAACCTCAAGGACCTAATAACATTGGTtacttatagttttttttaatctctttGCGAAAGCTATAAATCAGCCAACCTATAAATTACTGTAGCCAACTGTTTACCATGTATTTCTTGAAAAAAGAAGTAGCATATACTAATTCAACATTGTTAAGAATACTGAATAGATTTCGTGTTGAAGGCAAGAATTAGGGGGGCAATTATATGAATTACCTCAAGAACAAGATTAACAGAGGAGGCGACCTGCTCTGCATCCTGCAGCCGCAGTGCAAGCTCCATTTTCTCCTCCTCCAACACAGCGTTCGCCTTCCGGAGCGCCGTCGTCTCCACCGCCAGCGCGCTGGCCCTCTCCTCGCCGCACTTCTCCAGCTCCTCCACCTTCGCTcggagcgccgccgcctcccgccgctcctcctcctgctcgccCTGCACGCGCGCCTTGATCGCGtgcagcttctccttggcgcGCGCCAGCTCGGCCCGGGCGGCGTCCAGCTCGGCGACCTGCGTCCTTAACCTCACGTTCTCCTCCTGCAGCGAGGAGACCTTCAGCTCCAGGAGCCGCTcctccatggcggcggcggcgacgcggttCTCGAGCTCCCGCACGGTGGCCTCCTGCTCCCGGAGGCTCTCGAGCTCCTGCAGCCGGAGCTCCAGCTGCTGCTCCCGCTCCAGCAGCGACAGCCACATCTCCCTGAGCCGCTCGAGCTCTTGCCGCTCTTCCTCCGATTGGCCGCGCTCTGTTTCGTCGTCGACAGTTGCGCCGTCCATGTCGGACTGTGAAATCGCCACTCTCGCGACAATAACCGGCTCGTCATCTCCGGCGCCGATCGACGCGCCGTGAATCACGTTTTCCAAAGATTCGTCCTTTAACACGAAATTGAAAGAATCAGTCACAGCTCTAGTTCAACAATTGTCGTGATCAAGAAACGGAGACTTGTAGGATCAGCAACTCACCTTCGATGAAAGGATTCTGAGCCCATCATCAGGTGCAGGCAGAGCACGAGGCGCTGCTACAGACAAATCATcagaaaaaataaatcaaaaccACCATCACGTCACACATCTTGAAGAAGAGCACGAGATGAATCGAATCAGATCACTTACCAGAATTTGGCCTAGCCATCGCAGACGCCGAcagccgccgccggcgagcacGGCGAGGCCGCTGATCAGACGTGTACAGCGCCGCAAGGCAAATAGctacggcggcgccggcgccgatggacacagcggcagcggcggacTCCCCACCTTCCTCCATGGTCACCGTGGATCCTCTCCTCTGGCCGTTCTTACTCCATCCAACAAGGCGGCCAAACAGCTCGGAGAGGGAGACGCCGAGCAGAGTACGATCAAACCCCGCCTCTCCCGGACCAAACCGGAGAGAGAATCTCAATCCGTCTCCTCCACCCTCGCCTCCGTCCAAGCCCTCCATCCTGTCAATCCACCACGCGTTGGGCAAGCTCTGCTTGTGCTCCCCGATTCCCCATGGCCAGGGGGCAGAGAAACAGAGCCCttgaggaggtggtggaggcggcggtggcggccccATGGGTATATATGTCAACTTCGACAGCAATTTTggtcaaagaaagaaaaacaaaacaaaaaaaatgaggaGAACTGGTGCAAGGAAATTAAGATTATGATTTGATTCCTTGTTTGCGTGGATGGAAGATGGGTGCGGACGGAGAAGAAAGCATCAAAAAGAGCCCCACAAGAAAAGCAGAGGAGGATGGATGGATGGCTCTCCCTGCAATTGACTTTATTTGAGCTGAACTTCTTGGGAGGGTGCAATCTTGCTTGGGTGCACACTGCTTTATGTACACTGCCAAGACGCGGAGATTGGTACTTGGAACTGGTTGTTGCATGACGTGGAATAATCG
This region includes:
- the LOC133905379 gene encoding uncharacterized protein LOC133905379 isoform X1, giving the protein MGPPPPPPPPPQGLCFSAPWPWGIGEHKQSLPNAWWIDRMEGLDGGEGGGDGLRFSLRFGPGEAGFDRTLLGVSLSELFGRLVGWSKNGQRRGSTVTMEEGGESAAAAVSIGAGAAVAICLAALYTSDQRPRRARRRRLSASAMARPNSAAPRALPAPDDGLRILSSKDESLENVIHGASIGAGDDEPVIVARVAISQSDMDGATVDDETERGQSEEERQELERLREMWLSLLEREQQLELRLQELESLREQEATVRELENRVAAAAMEERLLELKVSSLQEENVRLRTQVAELDAARAELARAKEKLHAIKARVQGEQEEERREAAALRAKVEELEKCGEERASALAVETTALRKANAVLEEEKMELALRLQDAEQVASSVNLVLEEDMVEEANYLRETNERLTTQIEQLRSDHCAHVEELVYLKWVNACLRHELRDHGLHPPCSAQQDHDADDGSAIAGGLSAVELSKSMSFRSSERAKQLMLHYGHPGGLEGFDPALFSPLHESVDGDGDERTRARNYEPARSSSTSVATTLDASAAVAPGKKKSGPRKLKFLGNIKKLLPGGRRSQSIHGSRESRKAPSDEYLEKAMQWLSAHDALDGDHSYESTPLSSCERTPLSSATTVTTRGGGCSERGETRAEAEPVTLARSKSDAGASYGREASRYHALRPDHPAEVGVEPDGFRAREKRELRRRSVELRSPEVARRT
- the LOC133905379 gene encoding uncharacterized protein LOC133905379 isoform X2 gives rise to the protein MGPPPPPPPPPQGLCFSAPWPWGIGEHKQSLPNAWWIDRMEGLDGGEGGGDGLRFSLRFGPGEAGFDRTLLGVSLSELFGRLVGWSKNGQRRGSTVTMEEGGESAAAAVSIGAGAAVAICLAALYTSDQRPRRARRRRLSASAMARPNSAPRALPAPDDGLRILSSKDESLENVIHGASIGAGDDEPVIVARVAISQSDMDGATVDDETERGQSEEERQELERLREMWLSLLEREQQLELRLQELESLREQEATVRELENRVAAAAMEERLLELKVSSLQEENVRLRTQVAELDAARAELARAKEKLHAIKARVQGEQEEERREAAALRAKVEELEKCGEERASALAVETTALRKANAVLEEEKMELALRLQDAEQVASSVNLVLEEDMVEEANYLRETNERLTTQIEQLRSDHCAHVEELVYLKWVNACLRHELRDHGLHPPCSAQQDHDADDGSAIAGGLSAVELSKSMSFRSSERAKQLMLHYGHPGGLEGFDPALFSPLHESVDGDGDERTRARNYEPARSSSTSVATTLDASAAVAPGKKKSGPRKLKFLGNIKKLLPGGRRSQSIHGSRESRKAPSDEYLEKAMQWLSAHDALDGDHSYESTPLSSCERTPLSSATTVTTRGGGCSERGETRAEAEPVTLARSKSDAGASYGREASRYHALRPDHPAEVGVEPDGFRAREKRELRRRSVELRSPEVARRT